The bacterium genomic sequence GGTAACCGTCGTTGAAAGTGCGCTTGTGAACAAACTTAATATGTATACAAACGTGCTTATTATTGTCACAATCCCAAATTGTTCAAGTGTTAATTCTCTTCCAAGATATGCATTAAAAATGAAATTTATACTATTCGCCACTATCGAAGAAAATACGAGCGTACCAGCACCCGACTGAAGAAACCCGAAAGTATTGCTAGACGCCTTTTGTACGACAACATCTTTTACCAGAGTTCCGCTCAAATGTAATCCGTGTTGCGTTTTATGCCAATAGTGAGGCTTTACAAATATCTCGTATACGGCTTTCCACGCTGCCAAGCTCATACCAAGCCAATAGAATGGAATTAAAAAAACATATTTAATAATGTCGTTGTACCCTCGCTTGGCGCATCCAGCCATGTAGTAGTAGAGTGAAAGAAAATTGCCGAAAATAAAAGAGAACACGCCAATATAGAGTATGGGCCCTGGAAAAAGAGACTCGATGAAGGGACCCGTCTCTGTGCGAAATATAAAATAAATTGCCGTAGTCACCCACATCACCGGATTAACAAAGAGCGACATGATTTTAGTGCCAACAATAAATTGAAATAGAAATAAGTCCCTCCCTCTTCCCTCTCGGATTAATTTAATTGGATGACGCATGTGAACAAAATACGTTTGTATGTATCCCTTAATCCACCTGCTTCGCTGTTTATACCAGTTGAGCATATCTGAATTTGCTTCCTCGTATGTTGTTGAATCAACGATTGCGGTTCTGTATCCCCTTCGTGAAAGTCTCATGCCAAGATCGCAATCTTCAGTTACATTAAATGCATCCCACCCTGAAAGCGAACGAAGTTTATCGGCACGAAAATGATTGGACGTGCCGCCAAGCGGGATCGGAGCAGAAATCGACTGGAGCCCCGGCAATACAAGATCAAACCACAGTGAATACTCGGCAGTAAACACGCGCGTTAAAATATTTTGATTTGGATTATAAAAATTGAGTTTCGCCTGCACACACACAACTTCCTCAGCGCTCTTTTGAAATGTAATAATCGCTTTTTTGAGCTGATCAGGTTCTGGCACATCTTCCGCATCGTAAATTACAATGTATTCACCGCGTGCATGCCGAAGACCGTAGTTCATCGCCTTTGGTTTCGTTTTTGGCTTTGAGTGTGGTACCACAATAATTTCAAAATGACTCGGTAAATTTGCGTCTTTAATCTTTTTTATCGTTTCTGCATCATCTTCCTCAAGGAGAAATAAGATTTGAAGTTTGTCCGTAGGATAATCAAGCTTTAGCATCGCCTCGGTAAATTGCGGAACAACCTGCCATTCTTTGTATAATGGACAAAATATCGTATAGGTCGGCCATGTATTTTTATCAAAAGCATGGAGCTCTTCCTCGCTTACTTTTATTTCAGGGTGCGTGTGAAATGTTCGATACGTAATAAATGCGCTAAAAAGAAAATCAAAAAAATAAATTGCCGTGAGAATCGAAAACAGCACAACAAGACTTTGATGCCAATCAATGACGAAAACAAGTACAATAAAAATAACAAAGCTTATGAGAAATATTTTTTGTCGTCTGATTAAATTAAAAAAGGCCGTTTCAAAGTGATGCAATTCACTGTGGTGGATAAATTCTTTTCCCTTATATATAAACCCCTCATAGTGTTTCTTGTCGGCAGGTAGAGACATCATGTGTGTATCATGTTCGGGACCGAGTATGTATTGCCAAATTTTTTGTAAAATATTTTTCATGCCAAGATTTACGGTGTTTCTGTGGAATATTTATTGAAAATTCTATTACGAACGATTACCAAAAGCTCGCGAAACGTCTGAAAATAGGATCCGAGAGTAACCTTGGAGCCGATCGGATTAATCCACGCGACAGGCGCTTCCTTGATTTTAAGCTTGTGTTTTCGTGCTATGACCAAAATCTCGATATCAAAGCCAAATCGCTCAATAGTTTGTTTCGGAAAAATTTTATTTGCCGCGGCACAAGTAAAAAGCTTGAAACCTCGCTGTGTATCCTTTATGCCAGAGACGGCGAGGAGTCGAACCAACACGTGAGAAATGCAACCCAGTATTCTTCGATGCCACCCACTGTTTTCTGTCACTGAAGCGTCGTCAAGAGCAATGGAGCCAATAACAACATCGTACCCTCGACCCATTAACCCCATAAATATATCGAGATGTGAAATATCAACGGAATTATCAGCATCCATAAAAAGCCGATATTCTCCATGCGCGGCACGCATGCCCCGATTAACAGAAAATCCCTTCCCACGATTTTTTTCGTTCACTAAAACACGTAAGCGGGAAATCCTATTTTGGTATTCTAAAACTAAATCCGGCGTTCCATCTGAAGAACCATCATCCACGACAATAACCTCATGGAGAAATGTTTTGCCCTTGAAATACTGTTCAATGCTCCCCAGCGTTTCGTGGATTCGCTTAGATTCGTTATATGCGGGGATAATGACCGATATAAATATTTTATTCATGTTTTTTAGAGAATACAAAAAATTTATACCCGATAAAATTCCAGAGGACAACGGCGCCCGTACCGGCAATTGCGCCGATATTCGCAGCAAGATGAGGAGATACTGCGTATACGGCATTGATAGAAAGAAATGCGAAATACGAAATGGAAACATTGAGTAAAAATCCAATGAAACTGACGGTAAAAAAGAAGAATGACTCTTTCACGTGTGGATCTCCTCCGTTTCGAAAAACCCAATATTTATTGAAAAAATAACTATTTGCTACCGCAATTAAAAAAGAAGCGGATTTTAACAAAATATAAAATTCTCCGTTAGTGCCGATACCAAAAAAAAGAATGAGCAGGTTAAGTGCAGTGAAGTCAATTACTGTATTGAGTATCCCAATAATAAAAAATTTTATAAATTCAATCATGCGTATATGAAGAACGTCTTAGGCACACTGAGTCGTTTAAGAAACACGCGATGCAATCAAAGCGCCATATTGGTATACCGCTCCTTCTTTGATTGCACAACATTAAAAGGAAACCCATATTTGTGGTTTCCTTTTAATGTTCGCCGGTTGCGAGAGATTAGTTCAAAAAATGAATCTGCTTACTATTGGCGCCGTATTTACATGTAAATGACTACTGTTAATGTGTATTCTACACGAAATCAACTTATTGTCAAGGTTTTTGCGTTGAAACACAGGACAAAGATTCAGTCAGAATAAAAATGTCTTCGAAGTTCTGATTCTGGAATATACCGCATGGCTTGTTTGAATATGCCTACAACGGCACCTGTTTTCAATTCTTTATGATTCGAAATGAGCAGGACTTGTTTTCTGTTGTTTTCAAAACGCGCAAGCTTCACATGACTTCCCCTCTGGCTCTCGATTGTAAAACTAAAAAGCGCAAATATTTTTATAATTTCCAATCCTGAAAGCCGCCTTGGTTTAGACATGCGCAAGCGTAGGAAGTTCAAAATTTACTAATACTGACGGGGTGGTAGCAAAGCCCAGTTCGGCGAGATTTTCATCTTTTATATACAATCCAACTGCTTCGCGAATATTCGCAGTAAGCTCGTCAAGCGTATCTCCCTGTGTCACGATAGGTACGCCCACGCCCTCTGCAACATAGCCCCCATCGCTCTCGGAGATTTGAAATTGGATGATGTTTCTCATGCCCACCAGTATACCATAGCGAGACTTAGTCATCCACCATGCCATGGTCTCCGCGCGGCCACGTTTACGTTTGGGTAGAAAATCACCCCACCTTCCATTACACAAACAGAACTTGGAAGCCTTGCTTCCAAATTTTGCCCGCTATATTTTCACAATTCTATAATCATCAAACAGAACATCCATGAAATCGGTGCGGATGCCAGCATAGCCTTCGTTTAAGATCGGCACCCCGCCGTAATTTTTGCCGTCATCTTTGGCTTCTGCGACTAATACCCAATTCCCTGTTTTGTCTTTATCAATGAAAAGCTTAATGCTAACTGTATTGTCGGAATTTGTTTTAACTTCGCTTTTTAAACCAATCCATTTAAGGGTAGGGATAAGATTCGGATTAGTGTCGCGATTGTATAACGTATCAGCTTTATAAAACGGCTTATACGCCATAGTGTAATATACCCCCTTTATTTTCTTTTTAATAACAGCCGCCCCATCAACCCGTATACCCGTATAATACAAATTATTGCCATCTTGATAACGATTAACGAGGAGAATGCCGTTTGAAGCATTTCTGTTCGTGCTAGTACTCATGTTTAATTTCACATTTTGGAAAGATGCTTCTTGGCTGAAATTCCTCCATTTGCTTCTGGTAACTAACCGAAAAATATTTTGCGGATGATAACCATTGTCTGTGTCAATCGGATTTGAAGCAGCATAAGTCAAACGCCACTTATTAAATTTTGCAAGTTCTCTCTGAACAGTCTTGCCGATGCCATCTTTGAGATAAAACTGACCCCCGGAATTTAACCACCAATAAGGACTCGAGCTATCATCCATTTTCCCCGCCTCATCAAGAACACCGTCAACTTTGAAAGTGTAATAAAATGGTGAATTTACTATCGCCGCGACTGAAGCCGCCTGTTTATCCGACAACAATATAATATGTGCGGCAATTCTATTAAAATATAGACTCTGCCATGCAAGAATCCCGCCGACAAAGAATACCGTGACTAAAAATCCTAAAAAATACTTTTTCATTTTATTGAGTTTTATTTCTTGTCTAACGATCCAATTGAGCTAATATAAAAATATATACGCAATCATTAGATTTGTCGGCATGAGATTCGTCTTGAATAATAACACCTTCCTTGGAAGGATTAATATCAGTGTTCAACATAAACATTGTCCCAGAATAAAAGATGCTTTCTATTCCTTCGCCCTTGAGAAAGTTATTTATTTCTGAAGCAAATTGCAGAGATTCTTTACTTTGCCTGTTCTCTACATAAATACATTTTAGCTTATTGATTTTTTTAGTTTCTTGTAAGCTTTTTTTTAATTCATCTGATATTCGTCTGGGTTGGAGTGGAATCTCTCCGATATTTACAACCCCTGCCGTTACTCCCCCTCCTTGATCTTGAGAAGAAACATTATAGACGGAGTTCCCGTTACCTCCTTGCTCTTTAAATACAAATGAAAGAAGTCCGATAATTGCTGTTATTATAATTCCGACTATTGTTATTTTTTGATTTCTTGTTAATTTTTTCATTTTATTTAAGAGTATATAATTCATTCAGTTTTGATATTGTTTCCTATGCTACTCAATCCTACCATACCCAAAAGAAAAGTTTTTCATTTTATTTCTAACAATCATTTTTCCAAAAGATTGAGGTAATCCTCTTCATCGGAATTCTTTCTTGTTACACGATATACAATTAAATCGCCGCCATATAATTTAGATAAATTTTCTGTGCGAAATATTTCTGTTAAAATAATATCAAATTCCACAGCCACATCCTGATTAATCTGTGGCTCCTTTAGTGTAGCGCGAACTATGCTGTAATGATCTTTTCTTAAATGAATACGAAAATCTTTTTTAAAGGTAGCTGCATTGTTAATTTTTAGTGTATTACATTTGGAGTACCACGAAACTCTTGGGCGATTAGTTGGAATTGCCCATATTGCACAGCCGTTATTATCTGTGCTATCATAACGAATTGCTTCCGATGCCTTAACATATGCAACAGAATATAGATCCATTTCTTTTGTTCTAAAAAATGAATTAATTTCCTGATAACTATTTACTCCATAAAACATTACACCTAACAAAAAAATTGCTATCAATGAATTAATAAATGCTTTTGGCCAATTTCGCATCAAATAATAAAGACTTGCGATACCTGTTCCCGAGAGAAGAACCATAGGAAAGAAAACGTATCTGGCTTCAGCGTGTACCAACAATCCCGTTACTATGAAATTAAGTAGTCCGATACTCCCAATCCACAGTAAACCTGCATAATTTTCTCGTAAATTTTTTCTAAAAATAATAACGACGGTCACGATAGTACCAATAATCGCAGTAATGCCAAGTGCCCAACCTCCAAGTTCATTTGGCAGCAACCTTATATAGTCTAATAATCCTTCGCCAAGATATTGACGACCCGCGGCTTCACCGCTGCGACTCAAGATGCCCAACAATTTCCCTTCTACAACAAGAGATTGTATAAAATGTGGAACAAATAAAAGAATGGAAATAATGAGCGAAGTTCCCAACTTGGAGTAATCCACACCCTCTTTTTTTATAAATTTAGGTACCAACACAAGGAGTGTTAAGACCCCGATTATTCCGAGTGCGCTCACTACACCGTAACGAAGATAAAAAGCGAGTGCAGCTAATGGTCCAACAAAATATATTACTTTACTTTTACCCGCACTCTCATAATAAATATAGAGCAACCAAAGAATCCCGATTAAAAGACCCGAGGAAGGGACATCATTTTGAAATAACGGGGCTTCCTGTAAAAATAAGGTTGATGTTCCGACAGTAATAGTAATGCCGAGGGCAACAAAAATATTGAACATCCGCTTAAAAAGCAGATGGACAAAAAGAAGAGCTACTGCGCCGAAAATCACACCAAAGAAGCGCACGAAGACTTCAGAATCACCAAAATTGAGGAAAATCCAACCGAAACCGGCCATCCCAATTGGTCTATAAATCTTAAATTCATCGGCAGGCGAACCATCTATCCACGAGCGTGCTTCTGTCAAATATACAGATTCATCATGGCCAAATGGCTGCGAACTGACAAGAGATCCTAGGATAAAAAGTGTACTACCTAAGATAAGGCACGGAATCAAGAAATGCGATAATTTTACTAAAATCTTTTTCATTTTATTTCTTCAACAGAAATTTCTTTGATAACTATATCGCTGTTATTAACCTCTGGATCCCATGTTTCAAAACCGACTCCTCCATGATTAGGTATTTTAATTACACCATCACTCTTTAATGCCACTTCGCCATCTATATAACAATCGACTACATTATCATTCACTCCCATTCCTACTTCACGATTTCTTCCAATAAATACAAATTTTCCTTTTTTCTCCTGTACTAATGTTTTATTTCCTTCTTTCGCATATTCTATTCTTATATACTCGGGCGTAAACTGGCAAGAAACGTGGTTGTCGCTGTCTTTGTATCGAGAAAGTAATGAAAAAGATTTTCCTTTCAATAATCTAATGTTACTTTTAAAAATATAATTTTTCCACAAGTAAGAGCCGTCAAGGAAAACCGAACTTCCCGTTGAAGAATTAGAACCTAGAATCATCGAGGTGTTCTCTATTGATAGTTTTCCATCATTTATTAACCACCCATTATAATTACTAAAATTATCAATATAGGGAAGGTTTTTCTCTTTTGCAGTGTCTAGTACTTTTAACAAATTATCAGAGCTCCAATATGGCCTAACCCCAATTCTTTTAACCAAAAATTGCTCTCCTTCCGGATAATTAAAACTAAAACCTTTCCGCGGCCAAACTTGATAAAAAGACATCGGGTAAACTGATTTTACCGTATCCAAAACAACATTTTCTGCTTCAGGATAATTTTTTGAAATATGGCCAAAATCACCAAAAGGATAGGCAAATCCATTTACATCTACTCCAAATGCTTGATGGATATCATCTTTTGAACCTGCAATATCTGCTTCTATTCGCAGTCTAAATTCTTCATCTGTTTCAATACTTTCCTTATCATGAAGCCATAATTTATTACCGAGAAAGGTTCCCATGGCTCCTTCGCTACTTATAGGATAAAGAGAATGAGCCATTCTGCCATGTGACTGTATTTCCCATCGTTTACTTTTCAGCATCACCCTAAGCTCTTGTGGAGATAAATAATACTTATTTCCGCCTAACGTTATGGAATGTTCGGTATCAATAAACATTACTGCCGTATAACTCAAACTTCTTAGAAGTGGATCCGTTGTATAATAGCTATCTTTTCTGCCATCATCAAACGTTAAGAGAAAGGATTTATCAGGAAGCTCTTTTTCTCCTTTCATAAATTTATAAAAATCTTCAATACTTACTGTTTGCCATCCAGCTTTTTTCAGCGCAAACATTTGTTCCTTAAAATTTTTCAGTAAAATATTCGATCCGTCAGGTTCGTTAATAATGCCGTGGTACAACAAAACAGGAATAGATTTTGCAACATCATTACCTTTAATACTTGGACTAGTGTTAGCAAAAATTGATATTACTGAGGCTGTTAAGTTTTTATCATTAGTATAAGTAAAAGACGATTTATAATGGAGATAGTCAATTACCTGCGATATATGTTGTGCAGTAAATAAATTACTGTCTTTAAGCACAGAAATGCCGATAATAATGCCCATTATCAGCAATAAAATAGTTGCCGAAAACAATATTTTTATATTTTTAAGATAATTTTCCATATTTTTAAATTTATCTTGTTCCCCACCCCCGATCTTGGATGCGGATAGCGGCATAAATAATAATGTAAGAAAAAATTATAATATTTAAAAATGACCATGCATAAAGATAGAGCCAGTGTTTATTTTTTGGAGCATATAAACGATAAAAAATTACGATAATCGTGGTTACCATCATAGAACCAAGAATGTAGTAAATTGGCAATGTTCCTTTAGCAATAGGTGAATAAATCATTGCTCTAAATACCATAAAAGGAGTTAAAAAAGAAATTAGTAATAAAGGGAAAAAATAAAATAAGGCCATAAATAAATGCTGCTTATAAATAAAGCGGGAGGTAAAAATACCGTTAATTATCCATGACTTTTTCCATCGCAATTGTTGTTTAAAAAGTTGTCTTACATTATCAGGAACAATCGTAAAAGCCTTAACCTTGTCTGTATAGATAACTTTATGACCCAATTTTAAGATCCAACTTGTTAAAGCCCTGTCATCACCCCAAGTAACAGGCTTTCCTAGAAACATCTCATTAAGCCATTCGTCTAAAATCGGCAAGACCACACTCTTTCTATAAGCAGAAGAACATCCGCTACAACAAAACACCGACATAAAAACTGATTCCGCGGCCTTTAGTATTCTGAACGACATAAAATAATACGCTGCTTGCATTTTTGTAATAAAATTTTTATTTGCATTTGTTGGATCTGCGTGGGCACAAACAGCGGCAATTTCCAAATTTTGAAACGGCTTTATTAAATTTCTAAAAGTTTTAGGTTCGATATAACTATCACTATCAAGTTGAATGATTATTTCACCTTTTGATATTCTAAATCCTTCTGCCATTCCATACCGTTTGCCTTTATTTATTTTCCAATTAACAATAATAAGATTTTTGTATTTTCTTTTTATTTTCTTTAAAACCTCCATTGTATTGTCTGTACTGCCGTCGTTTATTACAATGACTTCTAGTTTGTTTTTAGGGTAATCTGACTCAAAACATTGAGTTATCGTTTTGTAAATAGCTTCAGCTTCGTTCTTACAAGGAATCACAAAGCTAACAAGTGGCTCATACTCTTCTTTCTGACTATTCTTAATATCAATCACTTTTGATAAAGAGTGATTGTAGAATAAAGAACTGAATAATCTTGAAAAAATAAATGTTGTAACAAAAATTGAATAAACAAAAAGCATTGGATCGTTTTGAAACTCAACGACAGTTTTTGATTTTATTAAAATTAAAAGAAATAATGAAATAATA encodes the following:
- a CDS encoding polysaccharide deacetylase family protein, producing the protein MENYLKNIKILFSATILLLIMGIIIGISVLKDSNLFTAQHISQVIDYLHYKSSFTYTNDKNLTASVISIFANTSPSIKGNDVAKSIPVLLYHGIINEPDGSNILLKNFKEQMFALKKAGWQTVSIEDFYKFMKGEKELPDKSFLLTFDDGRKDSYYTTDPLLRSLSYTAVMFIDTEHSITLGGNKYYLSPQELRVMLKSKRWEIQSHGRMAHSLYPISSEGAMGTFLGNKLWLHDKESIETDEEFRLRIEADIAGSKDDIHQAFGVDVNGFAYPFGDFGHISKNYPEAENVVLDTVKSVYPMSFYQVWPRKGFSFNYPEGEQFLVKRIGVRPYWSSDNLLKVLDTAKEKNLPYIDNFSNYNGWLINDGKLSIENTSMILGSNSSTGSSVFLDGSYLWKNYIFKSNIRLLKGKSFSLLSRYKDSDNHVSCQFTPEYIRIEYAKEGNKTLVQEKKGKFVFIGRNREVGMGVNDNVVDCYIDGEVALKSDGVIKIPNHGGVGFETWDPEVNNSDIVIKEISVEEIK
- a CDS encoding type II toxin-antitoxin system HicB family antitoxin translates to MRNIIQFQISESDGGYVAEGVGVPIVTQGDTLDELTANIREAVGLYIKDENLAELGFATTPSVLVNFELPTLAHV
- a CDS encoding type II toxin-antitoxin system HicA family toxin, encoding MSKPRRLSGLEIIKIFALFSFTIESQRGSHVKLARFENNRKQVLLISNHKELKTGAVVGIFKQAMRYIPESELRRHFYSD
- a CDS encoding glycosyltransferase family 2 protein — translated: MNKIFISVIIPAYNESKRIHETLGSIEQYFKGKTFLHEVIVVDDGSSDGTPDLVLEYQNRISRLRVLVNEKNRGKGFSVNRGMRAAHGEYRLFMDADNSVDISHLDIFMGLMGRGYDVVIGSIALDDASVTENSGWHRRILGCISHVLVRLLAVSGIKDTQRGFKLFTCAAANKIFPKQTIERFGFDIEILVIARKHKLKIKEAPVAWINPIGSKVTLGSYFQTFRELLVIVRNRIFNKYSTETP
- a CDS encoding glycosyltransferase family 39 protein — encoded protein: MKKILVKLSHFLIPCLILGSTLFILGSLVSSQPFGHDESVYLTEARSWIDGSPADEFKIYRPIGMAGFGWIFLNFGDSEVFVRFFGVIFGAVALLFVHLLFKRMFNIFVALGITITVGTSTLFLQEAPLFQNDVPSSGLLIGILWLLYIYYESAGKSKVIYFVGPLAALAFYLRYGVVSALGIIGVLTLLVLVPKFIKKEGVDYSKLGTSLIISILLFVPHFIQSLVVEGKLLGILSRSGEAAGRQYLGEGLLDYIRLLPNELGGWALGITAIIGTIVTVVIIFRKNLRENYAGLLWIGSIGLLNFIVTGLLVHAEARYVFFPMVLLSGTGIASLYYLMRNWPKAFINSLIAIFLLGVMFYGVNSYQEINSFFRTKEMDLYSVAYVKASEAIRYDSTDNNGCAIWAIPTNRPRVSWYSKCNTLKINNAATFKKDFRIHLRKDHYSIVRATLKEPQINQDVAVEFDIILTEIFRTENLSKLYGGDLIVYRVTRKNSDEEDYLNLLEK
- a CDS encoding glycosyltransferase → MSNLALSIIIPAYNEAERIGVTIESLRRYLCNKNFQYEIIVVDDGSNDGTPDIVRTYQSSIPGLRVLENEKNRGKGYSVRHGMSVASGAHRLFMDADNSVDILHLDMFLPWMNKGFDITIGSIRTLNAAVHEKNGWHRRVLGDLSKFLIRAATQLQVKDTQRGFKLFSAQAAETIFPLQTIERFGFDIELLVIAKENRLAVKELPVAWVNPGGSKVSLTSYVHTLWELFTIIRNRVFGKYSVKINKFLRFDSSKTSYKMILIFLGIISLFLLILIKSKTVVEFQNDPMLFVYSIFVTTFIFSRLFSSLFYNHSLSKVIDIKNSQKEEYEPLVSFVIPCKNEAEAIYKTITQCFESDYPKNKLEVIVINDGSTDNTMEVLKKIKRKYKNLIIVNWKINKGKRYGMAEGFRISKGEIIIQLDSDSYIEPKTFRNLIKPFQNLEIAAVCAHADPTNANKNFITKMQAAYYFMSFRILKAAESVFMSVFCCSGCSSAYRKSVVLPILDEWLNEMFLGKPVTWGDDRALTSWILKLGHKVIYTDKVKAFTIVPDNVRQLFKQQLRWKKSWIINGIFTSRFIYKQHLFMALFYFFPLLLISFLTPFMVFRAMIYSPIAKGTLPIYYILGSMMVTTIIVIFYRLYAPKNKHWLYLYAWSFLNIIIFSYIIIYAAIRIQDRGWGTR
- a CDS encoding GtrA family protein, coding for MIEFIKFFIIGILNTVIDFTALNLLILFFGIGTNGEFYILLKSASFLIAVANSYFFNKYWVFRNGGDPHVKESFFFFTVSFIGFLLNVSISYFAFLSINAVYAVSPHLAANIGAIAGTGAVVLWNFIGYKFFVFSKKHE